The following proteins come from a genomic window of Metarhizium brunneum chromosome 2, complete sequence:
- the davD_0 gene encoding Glutarate-semialdehyde dehydrogenase, with the protein MSLHKPPTLADKGLFIEKAYIAGHWQNSQSCRTFQVFDPATNEIIGECPECSVADLERAVSAASTALDLWRQYSGRERGLILRQWYELILENKDDIATLIVWENGKSYADAAGEVLFAASFLDWYSEEAARIYGDIIPHSNRDISVHVSKEPIGVCALITPWNYPAAMVTRKAAPALAAGCTVIIKTDGLTPYTANAIVKLGERAGIPSGVVNVITALEDTPRLGLAICKSEAIRKVSFTGSTRVGKILAENSGSTLKKLSLELGGNAPFIVYDDANMDTAVACCLKSKFKSSGQTCVSANRIYVQDAIFDAFVSRLAGEIANLQLGSGFNKQVAIGPLISQQAVAKVEEHIHDAVSRGAWVVVGGTRSHLGPQFFEPTLLAGIDDDMKVASEETFGPLAGIFRFSTEIEVIRRANNTKVGLAAYIMTNDLGRAQRTSEQLRTGMVAINTAIISDAPVSFGGVKDSGLGREGGKYGLEEYLELKAVMTAKI; encoded by the exons ATGTCTCTACACAAGCCTCCAACGCTCGCGGACAAGGGTTTGTTCATCGAGAAAGCTTACATCGCAGGCCACTGGCAAAACTCGCAGTCTTGCCGAACGTTCCAGGTGTTTG ATCCGGCCACCAACGAAATCATTGGAGAATGCCCCGAGTGCTCAGTGGCTGATCTAGAAAGAGCAGTCTCTGCGGCTTCAACGGCTTTGGATCTCTGGAGACAGTATTCTGGCCGGGAGAGAGGTCTCATCTTGAGGCAGTGGTACGAATTGATCCTAGAGAACAAGGACGACATCGCTACACTCATCGTATGGGAGAATGGGAAATCATATGCCGACGCAGCTGGAGAGGTTTTGTTTGCTGCGAGCTTCCTCGACTGGTACTCTGAGGAGGCTGCACGGATTTACGGCGACATCATCCCGCATTCCAATCGCGACATCAGTGTGCATGTTTCCAAGGAACCGATTGGAGTTTGCGCATTGATCACCCCGTGGAATTATCCCGCGGCAATGGTCACTCGCAAAGCGGCTCCTGCCCTCGCTGCTGGATGCACGGTCATCATCAAGACGGATGGCCTCACTCCATATACGGCCAATGCAATCGTCAAGCTAGGTGAACGCGCCGGTATTCCGTCAGGGGTCGTCAACGTTATAACCGCCCTGGAAGATACTCCCAGGCTTGGGCTGGCCATTTGCAAGTCCGAGGCTATCCGAAAGGTGTCATTCACTGGCTCTACCAGAGTTGGTAAAATCTTGGCAGAGAATTCCGGCAGCACTCTGAAGAAGCTGAGTCTTGAACTGGGCGGGAATGCACCTTTTATCGTGTACGACGACGCAAACATGGACACAGCCGTTGCTTGCTGTCTCAAGAGCAAATTCAAATCATCAGGTCAGACATGTGTCTCTGCTAATCGAATATATGTCCAGGACGCCATCTTCGATGCTTTTGTTTCAAGGCTAGCAGGAGAAATCGCCAACTTGCAGCTAGGATCTGGTTTCAACAAACAGGTCGCTATTGGACCACTCATCTCTCAACAAGCGGTAGCCAAAGTCGAAGAACATATCCACGACGCCGTAAGCAGGGGTGcttgggtggtggtgggaggcACACGGTCGCATCTTG GACCTCAATTTTTCGAGCCCACTCTCTTGGCTGGGATTGACGATGATATGAAAGTCGCCAGTGAAGAAACCTTTGGGCCATTAGCGGGCATTTTCAGATTCTCGACCGAGATTGAGGTTATTCGACGGGCCAACAATACGAAAGTCGGCCTTGCTGCCTATATCATGACCAACGATCTGGGCCGGGCACAACGTACGTCGGAGCAATTGCGCACCGGAATGGTCGCTATCAACACCGCAATCATCTCAGATGCACCGGTGTC ATTTGGAGGTGTCAAGGATTCGGGGCTTGGACGTGAAGGAGGTAAATATGGTCTGGAGGAATACCTCGAGCTAAAGGCCGTCATGACCGCTAAAATATAA
- the MAOA gene encoding Amine oxidase A, which yields MSPTVQALEVDEAKSAYYAPATVRVHGNTIYVSGQAGVQSDGLVPSDYESQIHLALVALRKILITASATVADILKLTLYIVNYDADNRKHAKPLQKFLNGHRPAITLVPVAQLADQRWLFEMDAVVARPLSTEVLGQSRPTPSQRAERPDVDVVIIGAGLAGLTAAERIIKAGFSCLILEARGRVGGRTSSQPLSDGQGIIEMGAAWLNRTNQSRTIALAKRFGAELIQQNTTGKCVLQDGKGNIIHFPYGDVPDIQTTTKDHLIKIRDTIENDCQKVDRSFPRDPYLDSITFAEYLRSHGADPDAVATATLWTRAMLGQEPEDISALFFLHYCKSGGGLLQMRSDREHGGQFLRVRQGTQHLANSLAASLPAKTIRLSSPVTTVESLDTRRIQISGPNVNVTAHKVISAVPPPVLSKLTFIPALPSSKTLLASSHQYGFYRKVMISFRSPFWVNKGFCGLVQSFHGPISVIRDTSVPADNKHVLTCFMAGSPGEKWSQLPPKRRKEALLHHIGDVFGEPTKVKELVIEILDYAWNEDSFSGYGCPSASLPPGVLSSVVDVTRDAVGDIYFIGTETAEEWKGYMEGAIRSGERGALEVIRDFNHIPPKI from the exons ATGTCGCCCACGGTTCAGGCTCtcgaggtggacgaggctAAATCGGCATATTATGCACCAGCCACTGTTCGTGTGCATGGAAACACCATCTACGTCTCTGGCCAGGCCGGTGTTCAATCAGACGGCTTGGTACCCAGCGATTATGAGTCCCAGATTCATCTAGCTCTTGTGGCACTGCGAAAAATTTTGATCACGGCTTCGGCGACCGTCGCCGATATTCTCAAGCTTACGCTCTACATTGTCAACTACGACGCCGATAATCGCAAGCACGCGAAGCCGCTTCAGAAATTTCTGAATGGCCACAGACCAGCCATCACTCTGGTGCCGGTTGCACAGCTGGCAGACCAGAGGTGGCTGTTTGAGATGGACGCCGTCGTGGCACGGCCTTTGTCAACCGAAGTCTTGGGGCAGAGTCGACCGACTCCATCTCAACGAGCGGAACGACCAGATGTGGATGTGGTCATCATTGGCGCCGGCCTGGCTGGACTCACAGCTGCTGAGCGTATTATCAAAGCCGGCTTTTCATGCCTCATCCTAGAGGCCAGAGGTCGCGTCGGTGGCCGCACCTCCAGCCAGCCCCTTTCCGACGGTCAAGGCATCATCGAAATGGGAGCTGCCTGGCTGAATCGCACGAATCAAAGCCGGACTATTGCTCTCGCAAAGAGATTCGGGGCCGAGCTTATCCAACAAAACACTACGGGCAAATGTGTGCTCCAGGATGGGAAGGGAAACATCATTCACTTTCCTTACGGCGATGTTCCTGAC ATTCAAACTACCACAAAAGATCACCTGATCAAGATTCGTGATACGATTGAGAATGACTGTCAGAAAGTCGATCGCTCGTTTCCTCGAGATCCATACTTGGACTCGATCACGTTTGCCGAATACCTACGTAGCCATGGGGCAGACCCGGATGCAGTTGCTACGGCCACCCTTTGGACGCGGGCCATGTTGGGACAGGAGCCCGAGGACATCTCtgctcttttcttcttgcaCTACTGCAAATCGGGTGGAGGTCTGCTGCAGATGCGTTCCGACAGAGAGCACGGCGGCCAATTCTTGCGTGTGAGGCAAGGCACGCAACACCTGGCCAACAGTCTTGCCGCGTCTCTCCCAGCGAAAACCATCCGGCTGTCCAGCCCTGTGACAACGGTCGAAAGCCTCGATACACGCAGGATCCAAATCTCGGGTCCAAACGTCAATGTTACCGCTCACAAAGTCATCAGTGCCGTTCCCCCACCCGTTCTTTCAAAGTTGACATTTATTCCGGCCCTTCCATCGTCAAAAACGCTGCTGGCGAGTTCCCATCAGTATGGATTCTATAGGAAAGTCATGATATCATTTCGCAGCCCCTTTTGGGTGAACAAGGGCTTCTGTGGCCTTGTCCAATCGTTCCATGGCCCCATCAGCGTCATACGTGACACCAGTGTTCCAGCTGACAACAAACACGTCTTGACATGCTTCATGGCCGGCTCTCCCGGTGAAAAGTGGTCACAATTGCCTCCCAAACGACGCAAAGAAGCTCTTCTTCACCACATAGGCGATGTATTTGGAGAACCAAcaaaggtcaaggagctgGTCATTGAGATTTTGGATTATGCCTGGAACGAGGATAGTTTTAGCGGGTACGGATGTCCGTCTGCTTCGTTGCCACCTGGGGTGTTGAGCTCTGTTGTCGATGTGACCAGAGATGCTGTGGGCGACATTTACTTTATAGGCACGGAAACTGCCGAAGAATGGAAGGGGTATATGGAAGGAGCAATTCGTAGCGGC
- the HNM1_2 gene encoding Choline transport protein has protein sequence MKTSSETPTTGPVAGMSKYSLMSDQAISRASTEGVLVLDYKRGDVEICHLQQLDTHVTLNNLGLEQQTKRDVGPFDILCVGYNICNCWVGLAATMVIGLEQGGTVTVIYGTLVVTFAMACSAATMAELSSVYPTAGGPYHWTSILAPKKAYRHLSYWCAASNIFGWLSICSGITIQPGQFISAVRLFYNPDLEIPAWEYFLYFQATNLVFLLYNIFGLRRTRWIHDVGFFFSIFTFVIIFVSCLARAQSYQSNTFVWTDFPKPESGWNSRAVVFLTGMANPNFMYAGLDGAVHLAEECAHASKTVPRALFSTIVVGFVVAFAFGLAMLYTLTDFGQVLENITGVPIYEIWFQATRSGVAATIFMMLLLCIACFALNACVEVTARLTWSFARDNAIIGSKFMGSIHPRWEVPVWALVANATVILIIGCIYLGSSTAFNAFIGTALVLQQCSFALPAALLLWHKRSSSVLPPHRYIRLGPLGWIANAVTVLFFLLILVMYCFPIELPVTGSNMNYTSVVIGIMVIFSAINWFVQAGRTFKGPRLLAEVARD, from the exons ATGAAGACTTCTTCGGAGACTCCCACTACGGGTCCAGTCGCAGGTATGTCCAAATACTCCTTAATGTCCGATCAAGCTATATCCAGAGCATCTACTGAGGGAGTGTTGGTTCTAGACTACAAGAGGGGCGACGTAGAGATAT GCCATCTGCAGCAATTGGACACTCATGTAACGCTAAAcaacctcggcctcgagcaGCAGACGAAACGAGATGTAGGCCCATTCGACATTCTCTGTGTCGGGTATAACATCTGCAACTGTTGGGTCGGCCTGGCTGCCACCATGGTTATCGGCCTGGAGCAAGGGggcaccgtcaccgtcatctACGGCACGCTTGTCGTCACCTTTGCCATGGCGTGCTCGGctgccaccatggccgagttGTCCAGTGTTTATCCCACTGCAGGGGGTCCGTATCATTGGACGTCCATTCTGGCGCCCAAGAAGGCTTACCGCCATCTC AGCTACTGGTGCGCAGCATCCAACATCTTTGGTTGGCTTTCCATCTGCAGCGGGATTACGATCCAGCCCGGACAGTTCATATCAGCGGTACGCCTCTTCTACAACCCTGACTTGGAGATCCCTGCGTGGGAATACTTTCTCTATTTCCAGGCGACAAATCTCGTGTTTCTTCTGTACAACATCTTTGGGCTTCGCCGGACGAGATGGATACATGACGTCGGCT TCTTTTTCTCCATCTTCAcattcgtcatcatcttcgtcaGCTGCTTGGCTCGCGCACAATCCTACCAGTCAAATACTTTTGTGTGGACCGACTTTCCCAAGCCCGAGTCGGGCTGGAATTCTCgcgccgtcgtctttttGACCGGAATGGCCAATCCCAACTTCATGTATGCCGGCCTCGATGGGGCTGTGCATCTGGCCGAAGAATGTGCTCACGCCAGCAAGACTGTCCCTCGAGCCCTGTTCAGTACCATTGTCGTTGGCTTCGTCGTCGcttttgcctttggcctCGCCATGCTTTATACCTTGACCGATTTCGGTCAGGTCCTGGAGAATATCACGGG GGTTCCCATCTACGAGATATGGTTTCAGGCTACAAGATCCGGCGTTGCAGCCACGATTTTCATGATGCTCCTTCTTTGCATCGCGTGCTTTGCCCTCAACGCATGTGTCGAAGTCACTGCCCGACTCACCTGGTCATTCGCTCGCGACAATGCAATCATCGGATCCAAGTTCATGGGCAGCATCCACCCGCGATGGGAGGTGCCGGTCTGGGCTCTCGTGGCCAACGCAACCGTCATTTTGATCATCGGCTGCATCTACCTAggctcctcgacggcctttAATGCATTCATCGGTACTGCACTGGTCCTGCAACAGTGCAGCTTTGCCCTCCCTGCCGCTCTGCTGCTCTGGCACAAACGATCCAGCTCTGTTCTCCCTCCGCACAGATATATCCGACTGGGCCCGCTTGGCTGGATTGCAAACGCCGTCACCGTATTGTTCTTCCTCTTGATTCTGGTCATGTATTGCTTTCCGATCGAGTTGCCTGTGACAGGCTCCAACATGA ATTATACTTCGGTCGTGATTGGAATCATGGTCATCTTCTCGGCCATCAACTGGTTCGTCCAAGCTGGCCGTACATTCAAGGGACCCCGGCTCTTGGCAGAAGTTGCTCGTGACTAG
- the haox gene encoding Hydroxyacid oxidase: MEIPNPASKPRQPDPITVAEVEAIAAKALSKQIYEFYASGSDEQKLLKRNMSGYDRLYIVPRVLRDVSDVDTRVEMFGSKLNMPIGIAPSAMQRLAGRGGEIDVARAALHERVNFTLSSQSTTSLENVMVVKTSQGDSTPTPDFWFQIYLTQDLDKSVDLIKRAEVAGYKALVVTVDTPVLGNRVNERKNVLALPRGMRLANLEGDDADSAKTPTPTRNRLLMDARTKHDAKLVVELGGGEMHASNLSWAKTLSFLRDVTSMKIVLKGVMTPQDARLAILYGADAIVVSNHGGRQLDEAPSTIEVLADIAHAVRGRIPIILDGGIRRGADVFKAIALGADLVWIGRPVLWGLAYDGDKGVGAVLNILERELSRTMALAGVREISEISSAYLAVANPTFGVTKL, encoded by the exons ATGGAAATTCCGAACCCCGCCTCGAAGCCACGGCAGCCTGATCCCATCACAGTCGCAGAAGTCGAGGCAATTGCAGCCAAAGCATTGTCCAAACAGATTTACGAATTCTATGCGTCCGGCTCCGATGAACAGAAGCTGCTGAAAAGGAACATGTCTGGATATGACAG GTTGTACATCGTCCCCCGAGTTCTCCGTGATGTCTCCGACGTGGACACCAGGGTCGAGATGTTTGGCTCGAAATTGAACATGCCCATCGGCATTGCCCCCAGTGCGATGCAAAGACTGGCAGGCCGAGGCGGAGAGATTGATGTGGCACGCGCTGCTCTACACGAGCGAGTCAATTTCACGTTATCATCGCAGTCGACGACCTCACTCGAGAATGTCATGGTTGTGAAAACCAGTCAAGGTGATTCGACCCCGACGCCTGACTTCTGGTTCCAAATATACCTCACGCAGGACTTGGACAAGAGTGTGGACTTGATAAAACGGGCAGAAG TGGCGGGCTACAAAGCTCTTGTTGTCACGGTAGATACTCCGGTCCTGGGAAACCGTGTCaatgaaagaaaaaacgTGCTAGCCCTGCCGCGCGGCATGAGGCTTGCGAATCTTGAAGGAGATGACGCGGATTCAGCAAAGACACCAACACCTACGCGCAACCGGCTGCTGATGGACGCCCGCACCAAACATGATGCCAAGTTGGTCGTTGAACTCGGTGGCGGAGAAATGCATGCCTCGAATTTGTCTTGGGCCAAGACGCTGAGCTTCCTCCGAGATGTGACGTCGATGAAGATTGTGTTGAAAGGAGTCATGACACCTCAAGATGCACGGCTGGCGATATTgtacggcgccgacgcaATTGTCGTGTCAAACCATGGAGGTCGACAGCTGGACGAGGCACCGTCGACGATAGAGGTCTTGGCAGATATCGCGCACGCTGTCCGCGGTCGCATACCCATCATCTTGGACGGTGGTATTCGTCGTGGCGCCGACGTTTTCAAGGCCATCGCTCTCGGTGCGGACCTTGTTTGGATTGGGAGACCTGTTCTTTGGGGTCTCGCCTACGACGGTGACAAAGGTGTCGGCGCGGTGCTGAATATTCTCGAGAGGGAACTCAGCCgcacaatggccttggctgggGTTAGAGAGATATCCGAGATAAGCAGCGCCTATTTAGCGGTAGCAAATCCGACCTTTGGAGTCACCAAGTTGTAA
- the amdR_0 gene encoding Acetamidase regulatory protein — MALRRQQRKSCDLCRRRKVRCDLVSKGSGPCTTCDNGGIECIVRTEWPPPNRGASSRPSVDLLTDSPIQPRVSELESARTIPPACGPHKARTSDSNTADGSQTTDPTEAPDNLASTGLVRFFDDVASPDWWRVSELEDNFRVAYIGTPASNLVHLVSLRPSKNSALVDISQPNQQLLQTPQSGLSAWQQPPIFPTNGAYPAGANQSRPLQSDGDDQPQLHYPYPQIRPLKSWSCQSQFSLYPSDDLATDLSSFPVLEVRQALVMAYFQHLDPLVPILSRSKFLDSSGNLLPRPPLLLFHAVLLAGAHVCTHHLVKKDRRSVKSVLFRRASMLFHLRHETDRLHLAQAALLFTWHINDGDTISGGPWYWTGEAIRIASGLGLHRHNDRLPRFDHAMYKRLFWAAFVAEVFASLELGRPCAIRGEDIDQSSLCEEDFNEALWTRETDGRVEDASPGQAALAYHLRMVELAYIVLDILTLNSPSASAKPELSQIDFRLGRWLISCDLSSGGEHEECFRHLLRIHYYQVVLHLHRNYSQVLEHSPRVCNAAADAIISSVEKIAAVDELKKCPFTVVGAVVAVGIQLVQELRSAVLAKAFLVAVELSERLKGMLKCTKLLAVFWPNAEAAYGVFHGISQDYEHRLSRGLHSVEQPNLPDFEPDWNSLFVSIPPSLQVEENVDQDWLCFTD; from the exons ATGGCACTCCGCAGACAGCAGCGTAAATCTTGTGACCTCTGCCGACGCCGCAAGGTGCGATGCGACCTGGTGTCCAAAGGAAGCGGCCCTTGTACTACGTGTGACAATGGAGGAATAGAATGCAT CGTTAGAACCGAATGGCCACCGCCAAATCGAGGAGCGTCCTCGCGTCCATCAGTGGACTTGTTGACCGACTCTCCAATCCAGCCTCGTGTCTCGGAGTTAGAGTCTGCCAGAACAATTCCACCGGCCTGTGGTCCGCACAAGGCTCGAACAAGTGACTCCAACACTGCAGATGGCTCCCAGACAACAGACCCTACGGAAGCTCCTGATAACCTGGCCTCTACTGGACTCGTACGCTTCTTTGACGACGTAGCTTCTCCTGACTGGTGGCGTGTCAGTGAACTCGAAGACAATTTCAGGGTTGCATACATAGGAACCCCGGCTTCAAATCTGGTCCACCTTGTCTCTCTACGCCCTTCCAAGAATTCAGCTCTTGTCGATATATCCCAACCCAACCAACAGCTCTTGCAAACCCCACAGTCGGGCTTGTCTGCCTGGCAACAACCCCCCATTTTCCCCACGAATGGCGCCTACCCAGCGGGTGCGAACCAGTCTCGGCCTCTTCAGTCGGACGGAGACGACCAGCCGCAGCTCCACTATCCGTATCCCCAGATCCGGCCTCTAAAGTCGTGGAGCTGTCAGTCACAGTTTTCCTTGTACCCTTCAGACGACCTTGCCACCGACTTGTCATCGTTTCCAGTCTTGGAGGTCCGTCAAGCCCTGGTCATGGCCTACTTTCAGCACCTTGATCCCCTTGTCCCCATCCTCTCCAGGTCCAAGTTCTTGGACTCGAGCGGAAACCTCCTTCCTCGACCACCGTTACTGTTGTTCCATGCAGTGCTACTGGCCGGGGCCCATGTTTGCACCCATCACCTGGTGAAAAAAGATCGGCGATCAGTCAAATCTGTCCTTTTCCGCCGGGCGAGCATGCTTTTCCATCTTCGTCATGAGACGGACCGCCTGCATCTAGCGCAAGCAGCTCTGCTCTTTACCTGGCATATCAATGATGGCGACACCATCAGCGGCGGCCCTTGGTACTGGACTGGGGAGGCTATCCGGATTGCCAGTGGACTGGGTCTACATCGACATAATGACAGGCTACCCAGATTCGATCACGCCATGTACAAGCGCCTTTTCTGGGCAGCATTCGTGGCCGAAGTTTTCGCATCGCTGGAGCTGGGGCGCCCGTGCGCAATTCGGGGAGAAGATATCGACCAGTCCTCTCTGTGTGAAGAAGACTTCAATGAAGCCTTATGGACTCGGGAGACCGATGGTCGTGTTGAGGACGCCTCTCCTGGCCAGGCTGCGTTGGCGTATCATCTACGAATGGTCGAGCTCGCTTACATCGTTCTGGACATTCTAACTCTCAACTCTCCCTCGGCGTCAGCAAAGCCGGAGCTGTCGCAAATTGATTTTCGTCTGGGCCGGTGGCTGATCAGCTGTGACTTGTCGTCGGGGGGAGAACACGAAGAGTGTTTTAGACACCTGCTGCGAATACACTACTACCAGGTCGTCCTACACCTGCATCGTAACTACAGCCAGGTATTAGAGCACAGTCCGAGGGTATGCAATGCGGCAGCCGATGCCATCATCTCTTCGGTCGAGAAAATCGCAGCTGTTGACGAATTGAAAAAGTGTCCCTTCACGGTCGTCGGTGCCGTTGTTGCTGTGGGCATTCAACTCGTTCAGGAATTGCGATCCGCTGTCCTGGCTAAAGCCTTCTTGGTTGCCGTCGAACTTTCGGAAAGACTCAAGGGGATGCTGAAATGTACAAAGTTGCTGGCCGTCTTTTGGCCCAACGCCGAGGCTGCATACGGTGTTTTCCACGGCATTTCGCAAGACTATGAGCATCGCTTGTCCCGCGGCCTACATTCAGTAGAGCAGCCGAATCTTCCGGATTTTGAACCTGACTGGAACAGCCTATTCGTATCTATTCCACCCTCGCTTCAGGTTGAGGAAAATGTAGACCAGGATTGGCTGTGCTTTACAGATTGA
- the kduD_0 gene encoding 2-dehydro-3-deoxy-D-gluconate 5-dehydrogenase has product MAGLFDLTDKTVVATGATRGIGQSMTIGLAELGADVISLQRDLNNTETQNKVLALGRKFTAIHCDVSNNTQVLQAMREALALTRVDILLNAAGLQRRSPAQDLSYEAYEEVMDANLSATFTTCQEAGRYWLDKGQQGVIINVASVVAVQGGVNMAAYAASKGGVLQLTRALSNEWAGRGIRVNCVSPGEIATDINKDVRTEPEYRDHYDFLTKRIPMGRWGVADDFKGVAVFMASKASCYMSGENLVIDGGWLAR; this is encoded by the exons ATGGCGGGTCTCTTCGATCTCACGGACAAGACCGTAGTCGCGACAGGGGCAACGAGGGGCATCGGCCAGTCCATGACAATAGGTCTAGCCGAATTAGGAGCCGACGTTATCAGCCTACAG AGGGACTTGAACAACACGGAAACGCAAAACAAGGTGCTTGCTCTTGGCCGCAAATTCACAGCAATCCACTGCGATGTATCCAACAACACCCAGGTTCTCCAAGCTATGCGGGAAGCCTTGGCATTGACCCGGGTGGACATTCTATTGAATGCGGCTGGCTTACAGCGGCGGTCCCCGGCCCAAGACCTCTCGTATGAGGCATACGAGGAAGTCATGGACGCCAATCTCTCCGCCACCTTTACGACTTGTCAAGAAGCCGGGAGGTACTGGCTAGACAAGGGCCAGCAaggcgtcatcatcaatgtAGCCTCCGTCGTCGCTGTGCAAGGAGGTGTCAATATGGCGGCCTATGCCGCCAGCAAAGGTGGTGTACTGCAACTGACGAGAGCATTGAGCAACGAGTGGGCCGGCCGAGGCATTCGAGTGAATTGTGTGTCCCCAGG CGAAATTGCTACAGATATCAACAAAGACGTTCGAACAGAGCCCGAGTATCGGGACCACTACGACTTTCTCACCAAGCGTATTCCAATGGGCAGGTGGGGGGTGGCCGACGATTTCAAGGGCGTAGCTGTCTTCATGGCCAGCAAGGCGAGTTGTTACATGTCGGGAGAGAATCTTGTCATCGATGGCGGTTGGCTGGCAAGATGA